The DNA region CTAAGCTCCGATTAATTTTATTTGTATAAAGCGGCGAGGAGTTACGTAGCTAATTAAGACTAGATTCTGGTATTGTCATAGGACTAACGGCAGACGATTGTAATGGGACAGTAAGTGCATTACCAAACAACACTCTTATAGGGGGGTGCCGATATCTTCTGACAGATCTCCCCCTGTTCTATTCGCCCCAGTTTGGCTGCTGTCATAGCACTCGTCTGCGTCTATCTCATCTTTTTCGAAAGTGCTTTCCTCCAACATTGATATCCAAAGTTCGTTGGTGTATTGATCGGTGCTGTTCTTCGGGTGGGTCATTTTGATCTCGTGTGAAAAGACTCTGTTCAGCATGGTGCCTTTCCGAGGAGCTTGGAATGGATGTGGGTTGACTTCAAGATCCACATCTGTGGAAAAAGTACCTCTATATACATGGTCAAGTATTTACCGTGAGCAATTGTCGAGGTCTCCAGTCCCACAACCCAGCTTTGGTCGTTCTCATGAAACAACATGGTTACCTACTATCCGGCCTGGTCAAGGTCGCTGCTTCGTCCATACAATCCGCGAGGACATCGTGAAGGCACCGCAGTAGTGACAGTGCGAGGTCCCAACAGACTGGACAGACGTAAGTTAGGCATCTTTAGCAGCAGGGGTGTTTGTGCAGCTAATGGCATGGTGAAGCCGGTGATGGCACGCAGATGCTGCTGCACCACAACGCCTTGGGGGCTTGTCGGTGGTGGCACGGCAGCGTTTACTGGCAGCAACATCTGCTTCGACTTTTCAGGGATATCCTTCGTCTGGCATAGAGGTTACCTGCTTTCACCTTGAAGCGGATCACAAGTCTTTCGCGGAGATGAATAGGGGATTATTACTCTGTTTGGGGTTAAGGTTTCCTTCGGTGATATCAGGGGTCGATTCTTTGACAATGTCACGGGAGCAAGAAACGCCGCCAAAAAAGGTATATATGGCTACTCTTCCGTCTATCAAAAAATGGAAACATTCCTATTGGTTCTTCTCGTTAAAGCTATCACTATATATGAGCTTGGCATAAAAATCGCAGGGAATATAGAGGGTGGGAATTTAGGCAAATATCACGATCACCGTTCATCACGTTCCATCACCCAGATTGGCGAGAGTTGAAACGAGGAAGACACGGTAATCTTTTCAATATGCAGTGTTGTTTGATTCAATGAGATGAACTCCTACTTTATTTTCACATCTCAAGTTCACTTCACATGTGCTTTTGTTCTCATCCAGATTGCCAAAGCCTTGTAAGTGACCATGTATCAACTCCGACCTCTTCTCCTATTCTCTCTTGGTGTCCTTGTGACAGCCGTACGGGGAGACAATTCAGAGGATTCCAAGAATGCGATTCCAGAAGTCAACTTTGACCTAGAGGGGGAACACGCTGGTGAACTCCCCTCACCATGGGAAGGCCCCTCTCACTGTGTCTCTGGGGACCATTGCCTCTACTTCAACCCAGAAGGCAACGATCACAACGGCCAGGTCCTCATCACAACGCCAAATTATGCCTACTTCACAGCAACGTTCCCCAAGATCACTTCCGAAACCCAAATCTCACCTGATTCCTTCCACCTGGCTCCCATCCCAGGAAAAGGGAATGGATTCGTGGCAGGCCGGCTGATCAAAAAGGGCGAGGTGATCATGCAACGGCAGCCCTCTTTCTTGGTGCATGCCGACGCGCATATCGACATGAAGCCCGAGGTGCAGGAGAAGATCTACCAGATTGCACTGTCAAAGCTGTCCAAGGACGCCCAGGAAAAGTTCTTGTCGCAGTTCGGCGATGGTGTCAGGGCCAAGATCGATAAGAACAGCTTCCGGATCGTGATTGATCCATCCGGTGATAAGGAGAGCGGGCACTTGGGTGTGTTTGTGGATGTTAGTGGGTTCAACCATGATTGCAGGCCAAAGTAAGTGTTGCTGGTTGACTTCAACCATGGATGGAGAATGCTAACAAAAGCTGAAGCGTTCATTAccgcatcaccaacaccactcaCACCACCGTTGCCGTTCGGGACATCCACCCTGGAGACGAGCTGACTATCAGCTACATTTACGGCATCGCTCGCAGGTCCACCCGCCAAAAGGAGCTGCAAGACTGGGGCTTCGAGTGCACTTGCTCTCAATGCACCCTCAACAGCCTTGAAACCGCCGCCTCCGACGCCAGAGTCAAGGAGATCAAACGTCTTGAGGAGGAAATTGAGGACAAGATGTCCAGAAGAGGGGAAGATATCAAGCCTGAGATGGGAGGAAAGTTGGTGGACATGTATCTTGAGGAAAAGCTCTTTGCCTATCTGGCACCGACATACGTGAGAGCTGCGCTGATTTACAGCATGTTTGGGAACGAGGCGAAAGCAAAGGAATATGCCGAGGAAGCTGTAGATGCATTGACAAGAGAGTATGGAACCCATGCAAAGGATATCCAGAGTATGCGGGAACTTGCAGCCGACGTCAAAGGGcattggagttgggggatcAAGGTTGTGAGTGAGGAGAAGGAACAAAAGACGTGGAAGTTGGGgcaagggaagggaaagaagaatgAGACGGGTGAAGCCggcgccaagaaggagagaaagatCAGAGAGAAGATTGGGAAGAAGGCTGGAAAGACAGTTAAGGAGGcaaaggcgaagaaggatgaACTGTAGAGGGTGGCGGACACAGACCTGAGACAGCCGAAAAGAATTTTGTTGAACAAATCGTAACGCTTCATGGTCGTTTGTTCTACAAAGGTTTTGACTTACATCGGGTTGCAGCgagtggtgtttggtgtcaCTTGCAGTTGTTGAAAGTGGGCCGGTCCATTGCACTGCGCTTGCTCATTTGCATCATTTGGCGGTCAgctttccctctccagccCTTTTGAATTCCCCGTGAAACGTTTAATCTAATCTCTTATCAAACAAAACCCCCGTCACATGCTTTCGGCGATTCCCCAGCTTCCCCGCGCGTCATCTGGTCATCCCgccatcccatctcaacTTTCATCGAGGGGGTTGACCCAGCTCACTGATCAGACTGACCGAAAGGTACCGCAGCGCAGGTAAGTATTGGTCCCC from Podospora pseudoanserina strain CBS 124.78 chromosome 1, whole genome shotgun sequence includes:
- a CDS encoding hypothetical protein (EggNog:ENOG503PDK7; COG:B; antiSMASH:Cluster_1), translating into MYQLRPLLLFSLGVLVTAVRGDNSEDSKNAIPEVNFDLEGEHAGELPSPWEGPSHCVSGDHCLYFNPEGNDHNGQVLITTPNYAYFTATFPKITSETQISPDSFHLAPIPGKGNGFVAGRLIKKGEVIMQRQPSFLVHADAHIDMKPEVQEKIYQIALSKLSKDAQEKFLSQFGDGVRAKIDKNSFRIVIDPSGDKESGHLGVFVDVSGFNHDCRPNVHYRITNTTHTTVAVRDIHPGDELTISYIYGIARRSTRQKELQDWGFECTCSQCTLNSLETAASDARVKEIKRLEEEIEDKMSRRGEDIKPEMGGKLVDMYLEEKLFAYLAPTYVRAALIYSMFGNEAKAKEYAEEAVDALTREYGTHAKDIQSMRELAADVKGHWSWGIKVVSEEKEQKTWKLGQGKGKKNETGEAGAKKERKIREKIGKKAGKTVKEAKAKKDEL
- a CDS encoding hypothetical protein (antiSMASH:Cluster_1) produces the protein MLFHENDQSWVVGLETSTIAHGKYLTMYIEEIKMTHPKNSTDQYTNELWISMLEESTFEKDEIDADECYDSSQTGANRTGGDLSEDIGTPL